The DNA window AATTCAGGCCGAAGTAACCGCCCTTGAGGTTCAGGGACCTGTCAAGCAGATCGTGACGGATGGAGCAACCTACCGGGCAAAAACCGTTATAATCGCCTCCGGTGCTACACCTAGAGCCCTGGGGGTAAGGGGGGAGCGAGAATTTGTGGGCTCCGGCGTTTCCTATTGCGGCGTCTGCGATGCTCCGTTTTTCAGGGAGCAGGATGTTGCGGTGGTAGGAGGGGGGGACACGGCGGTTGAAGAAGCAGTCTATCTTACCCGCTTTGCCCGTAAGGTGTATCTCATTCACAGGCGTGATAGGCTCAGAGCCGCAATGGTTTTACAGGAGAGAGCTAAATCCAATGACAAGATAAGCATATTGTGGAATACTGAGGTGCGCGAAATTCGGGGAGATAGCGGGGTAGAGGAGGTTGTTCTTTATAATAAGAGCGATGCCAGGGAATATAGTCTACCTGTGAGCGGGGTGTTCATATTCGTCGGTTTAAGTCCCAACGTTTCTTTTGTGCCTCCGGCAATCGGTAGAGATGATGGAGGCTTTATTGTGACCGATGAAAACATGAGAACTTCCGTACCGGGGGTTTTTGCGGCAGGTGATGTGAGGTCGAAGCCGTTGCGTCAGATTGTTACGGCCGTAAGTGATGGTGCAATAGCGGCCTATTCTGCCGGCTTGTATATTGAAAACAATGAAGGTATGTGGCCAACCGTGTCTCCATGAGCGTCTCGTTATAATTCCACCGTGCTGTAATTGAGATTAAGATGAGAATCTTTCGGTTATAATGCAGTCAGGCTTCTTTATTAGATATTACCATGAGATTTGAGACGATGCGATGCGGGGGATGGATATAAAGCGCAGGGCTTTGTTTGAAATAGTTTGTGTTCTCTTTTGCGTCCTGCTGGTCGGTGGGTGTGGTACTAACCTGATGGAATTTTATTTTGGAGATCTCTTCGAATCCGGTTCGGAAATAGGTGCGACGCCGGATCAGCTGGTATGGAAAGGGCTTCAGAGCATTCAGGATAAGGATTATGGAGATGCCCAGAAGGCTTTTGAGCAAATAATTCAGCAATATCCCTACAGCAAGTACGTAGTTCTTGCCGAATTGAAGCTTGCAGACGCTTATTATCTGGATGAAAAGTACGAGGAAGCGGCGGCTGCCTATGAGCAGTTTGCCAGGCTTCATCCCGGTAATCCCGTCGTGCCCTATGTGCTTTATCAGCTGGGAATGTGTTACGCCAATATGGCGCGTTCTATTGATAGGGATCATGGCCAGTTGCGCAGGGCCCTTACGGTTTTTGAGCGGATTACCCAGGCCTACGCTGGAACGGTTTGGGCTCAAAAAGCCCGGGATAAAGCCGTTGAATGTCGTAAGAAACTTGCCGAGTATGAATTATACGTGGCACGCTTTTACATGAAGCGAGGCGAGTACAGAGCGGCCGCAGGCAGGCTCGAATATGCCCTTTCCGAATATCTTTCGGAAATGAACGAAATGGGCAAGGTAAAAGAGGCTCAAGAAATGCTTGCACGATGTCGAGAGGAAATCGATAAGGGCTTTGACAGGCCGAGTTTGTGGACAAAGCTCGGGTTTTAGGCGTATCTGTTGTTTGATCGACATTTCCGGCCACTACAATTCAATCGAGTTACCCGGTAGATTAAGAAAAAAATTGGGGAAAGGAAGGAAGAGGTCATGGTGCATCCGAACGATTTAAACGAGAGGGATCAGAACGAGTTGGAAGCTGGGGTGCCTGAGACTCCTTACCAGGGTATAATGAATCTTGCCGACCTTAAGAAACAGAATATCAAGTATCTTCTTTACCTGGCCGAGCAGTACGGGATTGAGGGCGCCGCTTCCATGAGGAAGCAGGATCTTATCTTTGCCCTGCTTCAGGCTCATGCAGAAAGGCAGGGAATAATTTACGGGGAAGGGGTCCTGGAGGTACTGCCCGATGGCTTCGGTTTTCTGAGAACTCAGGATTATAACTACCTACCGGGGCCCGACGATATCTATGTATCCCCGTCTCAGATAAGGCGTTTCAATCTGCGAACGGGTGATACGGTTTCCGGGCAGATTCGACCTCCCAAAGACAACGAAAGGTATTTTGCTCTTCTGAAGGTAGAGGCCATAAACTACGAACCGCCTGAGGTGGCAAAGAACAAGATTCTCTTCGATAATCTTACGCCCATATACCCCAATCGCCGCATCAGGCTGGAAACGGACCCCGATAATTTTTCTACCCGAATCATGGACCTGCTGACTCCCATAGGTTTCGGTCAACGCGGATTGATAGTTGCCCCGCCAAGGACCGGAAAGACCATGCTCCTGCAGAATATTGCCAACGCCATATCTATAAACCATCCCGAGGCCTACCTTATAGTGCTCCTTATTGACGAGCGTCCCGAAGAAGTGACGGATATGGAACGCAATGTGAGGGCGGAGGTGGTGAGTTCCACCTTTGACGAACCTGCGCAGAGACATGTGCAGGTTGCGGAAATGGTTATCGAGAAGGCAAAGCGGTTGGTGGAACATAAAAGGGATGTGGTTATACTTCTGGACAGCATTACCAGACTTGCAAGGGCTTACAACACAGTTGTACCTCCAAGCGGCAAGATTCTTTCGGGAGGTCTGGATTCAAATGCTTTGAACCGTCCTAAAAGGTTTTTCGGGGCGGCGAGAAATATCGAAGAAGGGGGTAGTCTTACTATCGTTGCCACGGCCCTGATTGATACCGGAAGCAGAATGGATGAGGTGATTTTCGAAGAATTCAAGGGAACCGGTAACATGGAGATTGTTCTTGATAGAAGGCTTGCCGACAGAAGGATATTCCCGGCCATAGATATCAATAAATCGGGTACCAGAAAAGAAGAGCTATTACTGCCGCCCGAGGATTTGAATCGCATCTGGATTCTGAGGAAGCTTCTTTCTCCGCTTAATCCTGTTGATGCGATGGAGTTTCTCCTTGACAAAATGATGGGCACCAGAGATAACGCCGAATTCCTGGCATCTATGAGTCAATGAATCGGGATACTAAGAGAGGATATGGCGATTGTTGCAATTATAGGACGACCTAATGTTGGAAAATCCACCCTGTTTAACCGTTTGACGCAGAGCAGGCGTGCCATAGTAGACGATCTTCCGGGAGTTACCCGCGACAGGTTGTATGCCGATGTGGAGTGGCAGGGCAGGCATTTTTTCCTTATGGATACTGCGGGCATCATGAGTGATGCTCGAGATGGGGTTGAAGCAGAGGTCCAGGAACAGGTGAAGCTGGCTATCAATGAGTCCGATCTGGTGGTTTTACTGTGCGATGTACGATCGGGTCTGCATCCCGAAGAAAAAGAGATCGTCAGGGAAATACGACGGGTAGAAAAACCTCTTATCGTTGCGGTAAACAAGGTTGACGGGCCCAGACAGGAAGAACTGGTGGGAGAGTTCTACGAATTGGGAGTGGAAGAAGTCATACCGTTAAGCGCCATTCACGGACATGGTGTTGAAGATCTGCTCGATCGAATCGTTGATAAACTCCCAATCCGTAAAGAACCGCCGGTAGATCTTAGTATTCAGGACAACACCGACATTATCCGAATGGCAGTGGTTGGAAGGCCCAATGTGGGGAAATCTCAGTTCGTGAATTGCCTGCTGGGTATGCCCAGAATGGTTGTCAGTGACATGCCGGGGACGACCAGAGACGCCGTGGATGTGGAGCTGGAATACAAAAGAAGGCGGTTCGTTCTGGTCGATACGGCCGGTATAAGACGAAGGGCGCGAATCAAGGAGAAGCTGGAAAAGATCTGTGTTGTAAAATCTCTGGAAAGTATCGATAAAAGCGATATTGCTGTTATCCTTATTGATGCAACGGAAGGACCCACTGATCAGGATCTGCACATAGGGGGTTATATTCAGAGGCGGTACAAGGGGTGTATCATAGGTGTTAACAAGTGGGATTTGATTCAGTCCGATAAAAGGGAAGCTCATAGGGTTATTGAGGATGTACGCCGCCGGTTTCAGTTTCTTCCCTTTGCGCCGGTGGTGCCCATGTCGGCTCTTACGGGGCAAAATGTCCGAAAGGTGCTTAAGCTGGCCCTTGAAGTGTTCGATCAATATTCGACCAGAATAGGAACCGGCGTTCTTAACAGAGTCTTTCGAAGTATCCTTGAGAAACATCATCCCCCTCAAAGAGGTGGTCGGCCTCTGAAATTTTATTATGTCACACAGCCATCTACGCGCCCGCCGACCTTTGTGCTTTTCTGTAATAGGCCCGATGATATTCATTTTTCTTATGAGCGTTATCTGGTAAACCAGTTTCGTTCGGCTTTTCAACTGTCTCAGAGTCCTGTCAGGCTTATATTCCGGGGAAGGTCCGGTGGGGTTGCGGAGGAGGCCTAGGCGCCGTCGTCGTCGATATGTTTTACTGCTTTTGATACTTATTGCCGCCTCTCTGCTGGTCTATCTGAAATGGCCGAAAAGTCCTGAAGTTTCTCGAGAAAGAACCCCGGAGACGGAAGTGGTCAGGCCCCCCGGGCATGATCCCGGGAAGATTATGGCCCTGCTGCCTTTAAGCGGTCCGCTGAAGGATGAGGGTTTGGCGGCCAGAAGGGGCATGGAGTTAGCCTTTAAGGATGCCGGAATTGAGGTTTCTCTCTATTATGTGGACTGGGAAAGAGAGAACATCCTTTCATACGTTTCCGAGAGGTCTTTCGGAGTTTTCTTTGTTCAACTGCCCTTTAGCGAAATCCTGAAAATTGTGGAGCGTCGCCCCGATGCCGTGATTATTGCCCCGACATCTTCGCATGAGGGGTTAAAGGAGCTTTCGCAGGTCTTCTCATTCGTTGCTACGGATGGCGAAGAAGGCAAGTATGTCGCCTCGCTTGTGAAAG is part of the Thermodesulforhabdus norvegica genome and encodes:
- the trxB gene encoding thioredoxin-disulfide reductase, with protein sequence MSEVSGIYDVVVIGSGPAGCAAGIYAARSRLKTLILERFAPGGQLLNYEKVENYPGFAEPIEAFELARRFNEHVDSFGVERIQAEVTALEVQGPVKQIVTDGATYRAKTVIIASGATPRALGVRGEREFVGSGVSYCGVCDAPFFREQDVAVVGGGDTAVEEAVYLTRFARKVYLIHRRDRLRAAMVLQERAKSNDKISILWNTEVREIRGDSGVEEVVLYNKSDAREYSLPVSGVFIFVGLSPNVSFVPPAIGRDDGGFIVTDENMRTSVPGVFAAGDVRSKPLRQIVTAVSDGAIAAYSAGLYIENNEGMWPTVSP
- the bamD gene encoding outer membrane protein assembly factor BamD; the protein is MRGMDIKRRALFEIVCVLFCVLLVGGCGTNLMEFYFGDLFESGSEIGATPDQLVWKGLQSIQDKDYGDAQKAFEQIIQQYPYSKYVVLAELKLADAYYLDEKYEEAAAAYEQFARLHPGNPVVPYVLYQLGMCYANMARSIDRDHGQLRRALTVFERITQAYAGTVWAQKARDKAVECRKKLAEYELYVARFYMKRGEYRAAAGRLEYALSEYLSEMNEMGKVKEAQEMLARCREEIDKGFDRPSLWTKLGF
- the rho gene encoding transcription termination factor Rho; the encoded protein is MNLADLKKQNIKYLLYLAEQYGIEGAASMRKQDLIFALLQAHAERQGIIYGEGVLEVLPDGFGFLRTQDYNYLPGPDDIYVSPSQIRRFNLRTGDTVSGQIRPPKDNERYFALLKVEAINYEPPEVAKNKILFDNLTPIYPNRRIRLETDPDNFSTRIMDLLTPIGFGQRGLIVAPPRTGKTMLLQNIANAISINHPEAYLIVLLIDERPEEVTDMERNVRAEVVSSTFDEPAQRHVQVAEMVIEKAKRLVEHKRDVVILLDSITRLARAYNTVVPPSGKILSGGLDSNALNRPKRFFGAARNIEEGGSLTIVATALIDTGSRMDEVIFEEFKGTGNMEIVLDRRLADRRIFPAIDINKSGTRKEELLLPPEDLNRIWILRKLLSPLNPVDAMEFLLDKMMGTRDNAEFLASMSQ
- the der gene encoding ribosome biogenesis GTPase Der, which codes for MAIVAIIGRPNVGKSTLFNRLTQSRRAIVDDLPGVTRDRLYADVEWQGRHFFLMDTAGIMSDARDGVEAEVQEQVKLAINESDLVVLLCDVRSGLHPEEKEIVREIRRVEKPLIVAVNKVDGPRQEELVGEFYELGVEEVIPLSAIHGHGVEDLLDRIVDKLPIRKEPPVDLSIQDNTDIIRMAVVGRPNVGKSQFVNCLLGMPRMVVSDMPGTTRDAVDVELEYKRRRFVLVDTAGIRRRARIKEKLEKICVVKSLESIDKSDIAVILIDATEGPTDQDLHIGGYIQRRYKGCIIGVNKWDLIQSDKREAHRVIEDVRRRFQFLPFAPVVPMSALTGQNVRKVLKLALEVFDQYSTRIGTGVLNRVFRSILEKHHPPQRGGRPLKFYYVTQPSTRPPTFVLFCNRPDDIHFSYERYLVNQFRSAFQLSQSPVRLIFRGRSGGVAEEA